A part of Anabas testudineus chromosome 7, fAnaTes1.2, whole genome shotgun sequence genomic DNA contains:
- the selenok gene encoding selenoprotein K isoform X1, with translation MVYVSNGRVLDRRSPWRLSFPVELFWGAVELIWLFFRTILHPDMTKYGNSGSSRYTDGRGPPGPPGGRRRMGRITHSTGPSPPPMGGGGUGR, from the exons ATGGTGTACGTGTCCAACG GTCGGGTCCTGGACCGTAGGTCCCCATGGCGACTGTCCTTTCCGGTAGAGCTCTTCTGGGGGGCAGTGGAGTTGATCTGGTTGTt TTTTAGGACAATATTACACCCTGATATGACAAAGTATGGAAACAGTGGTTCGTCACGCTACACTGATGGCAGAGG TCCTCCAGGTCCCCCTGGTGGCAGAAGGCGGATGGGGAGAATAACCCACAGTACAGGTCCAAGCCCTCCACCAATGGGTGGCGGAGGATGAGGAAGGTGA
- the selenok gene encoding selenoprotein K isoform X2: MVYVSNGRVLDRRSPWRLSFPVELFWGAVELIWLFFRTILHPDMTKYGNSGSSRYTDGRGPPGPPGGRRRMGRITHSTGPSPPPMGGGG; this comes from the exons ATGGTGTACGTGTCCAACG GTCGGGTCCTGGACCGTAGGTCCCCATGGCGACTGTCCTTTCCGGTAGAGCTCTTCTGGGGGGCAGTGGAGTTGATCTGGTTGTt TTTTAGGACAATATTACACCCTGATATGACAAAGTATGGAAACAGTGGTTCGTCACGCTACACTGATGGCAGAGG TCCTCCAGGTCCCCCTGGTGGCAGAAGGCGGATGGGGAGAATAACCCACAGTACAGGTCCAAGCCCTCCACCAATGGGTGGCGGAGGATGA
- the actr8 gene encoding actin-related protein 8: protein MTQAEKEQDNGKEKDKDREKEKEKEQQRGVKRPIAPPAIAEPLQEQIQSNFIIVIHPGSRTLRIGRATDTLPVMVPHVIARRHKQSGQSRYEDTWLLREGLNKPESNEQRQNGLKMVDQAIWSKKMSNGVRRTPVSAEQARAYNCQIRPAVLDSSSRVKWTNTTHHPPYLVGEEALHVNPSDCYNIHWPIVRGQLNLHSGPGGSLTAVLADLETIWTNVLQKHLDIPLKDLKYYRCILLVPDIYNRQHIKEVVNMLLLNMGFSAIIVHQESVCATFGSGLSSACVVDVGDQKTSLCCVEDGVSHRNSRLCLSYGGSDVTRTFFWLLQRAGFPYRDCQLSSRLDCQLLQHLKETFCHLNQDISGLQDHEFQTRFPEAPALLYQVRLGDEKLQAPMGLFYPTTFGVVGQKMTSLQYRSQGDPEDPHNEHYLLATQSKQDQSSKSAADRKAISRPGGGLDGEMSSQGGTGELSDLPRGCGSGSVGGGMQGEMDLGPAQGECLMGTGEVEEPLSAHLSRKTAIMSQFESKALGLDKAILHSIDCCASDETKRKMYSSILVVGGGLMFHGAQEFLLHRIINKMPPSFRRLVDNVEVITRPKDMDPRLISWKGGAVLACLDTTQEMWIHQREWQRFGVRMLRERAAFVW, encoded by the exons ATGACTCAGGCTGAGAAAGAGCAAGACAACGGGAAGGAGAAAGACAAGGAccgagagaaggagaaagagaaggagcaacAGCGTGGGGTGAAAAGACCCATCGCTCCTCCGGCCATAGCGGAGCCTCTGCAGGAG caAATTCAGAGCAATTTTATAATCGTCATTCACCCTGGTTCAAGGACTCTTCGCATTGGCCGAGCTACAGACACTCTTCCAGTGATGGTGCCACATGTGATCGCTCGCAGACACAAGCAAAGTGGACAGTCTCGATATGAAGATACCTGGCTGTTGAGAGAGGGTCTAAAT AAACCAGAGAGTAATGAGCAGAGGCAAAATGGGCTGAAAATGGTCGACCAGGCCATCTGGTCCAAGAAAATGTCAAACGGAGTGCGGAGGACTCCTGTTTCCGCTGAACAG gcCAGAGCGTATAACTGTCAGATCCGTCCGGCTGTACTAGACAGCAGCTCCAGGGTGAAGTGGACCAACACAACTCACCATCCTCCTTATCTGGTGGGAGAAGAG GCTCTTCATGTGAATCCATCCGACTGTTACAACATCCACTGGCCTATAGTCAGAGGTCAGCTCAATTTGCACTCTGGTCCTGGGGGATCACTGACTGCCGTCCTTGCTGACCTTGAGACAATCTGGACTAATGTACTTCAAAAGCATCTTGACATCCCCCTCAAAGATTTAAAG TATTATAGATGCATCCTGTTGGTCCCAGATATCTACAACAGGCAGCATATCAAGGAAGTTGTCAACATGCTGCTGCTTAATATGGGTTTCTCAG CAATCATTGTACACCAGGAGTCGGTATGTGCTACATTTGGCAGTGGCTTAAGCAGTGCTTGTGTTGTGGATGTGGGAGACCAGAAGACCAGTCTTTGCTGTGTAGAGGATGGAGTGTCTCATCGCAACTCCAG GCTGTGTTTGTCGTACGGTGGCTCAGATGTGACACGTACTTTCTTCTGGCTCCTGCAGAGGGCAGGTTTTCCCTACAGAGACTGTCAGCTGTCCAGCAGATTGGATTGTCAGCTCCTGCAGCATCTGAAAGAGACCTTCTGCCATTTAAACCAA GACATATCAGGACTACAGGATCATGAATTCCAGACACGCTTTCCAGAAGCGCCAGCTCTTCTCTACCAGGTTCGACTAGGGGATGAGAAGTTACAG GCACCCATGGGTCTTTTCTACCCCACAACATTTGGTGTTGTAGGTCAGAAGATGACATCACTACAGTACCGTTCCCAAGGCGACCCAGAGGATCCTCATAATGAGCACTACCTGCTGGCCACACAGAGCAAACAGGACCAG TCCTCTAAATCTGCTGCAGACCGGAAGGCTATTTCCAGACCAGGTGGAGGTCTGGATGGTGAGATGAGCAGTCAGGGAGGGACGGGAGAGCTCTCAGATCTGCCCAGGGGCTGTGGGAGTGGCAGCGTTGGAGGAGGGATGCAGGGGGAGATGGATCTTGGACCTGCTCAGGGGGAATGCCTAATGGGGACAGGAGAGGTGGAAGAGCCCCTGTCTGCTCACCTCTCAAGGAAGACTGCCATAATGAGCCAGTTTGAGAGCAAAGCACTGGGTCTGGATAAGGCCATTCTGCACAGCATCGATTGCTGTG catCAGATGAAACCAAACGAAAGATGTACAGCTCAATCCTGGTAGTGGGAGGAGGGCTAATGTTTCATGGTGCTCAGGAGTTTCTGCTTCACCGCATTATCAACAAGATGCCGCCGTCCTTCAGAAGACTGGTAGATAATGTGGAAGTTATCACACGACCAAAG GATATGGACCCTCGTCTGATATCATGGAAAGGGGGAGCAGTGCTGGCGTGTCTGGACACCACTCAGGAGATGTGGATCCACCAGAGGGAGTGGCAGCGGTTTGGTGTCCGAATGCTCCGTGAGAGAGCTGCCTTCGTCTGGTGA
- the LOC113168007 gene encoding uncharacterized protein LOC113168007, producing MWSFMFIFFSSVAFQVTSDEIKVECSKYYEFPPISDVSPSLLVDLKVNLLTVGGICVLNISWAINIDASIQYLTGTRLMIDGQPTYLCKYHPSLAEANLTGLKQKWFYHLVETSDGLPLVQVNNLPLPPPGSGTTSKFVTLDIRCPKPSTPTPTLVPAGPVTEPDTPAELSTSPLRTEHVTVAIFGGLAGLLILCSCFIIYKNCGANIAKSIGFKSLFTSPTAPVPVLMVYSAENSAFQQAVLALAEFLQWHGGCSVAVDMWQQKKIAELGPMRWLVEQVKVADRVLIVCPQPSFQPSHSLPNHSSPQPSIPAAAHDLYPLILNMVASHAKSASELAKFWVVQLGEQQDKQPSNLALELRACKTFCLMKNLNKLCRSLHKERQDIKNISHLILRPGISYSRKSTRKLREPVEKLSRHQTSISSESKPLKSVVMSV from the exons ATGTGGAGcttcatgttcattttcttctcctctgtcgCGTTTCAGGTGACATCCGATGAAATT AAAGTGGAGTGCAGCAAATATTATG AGTTCCCTCCTATAAGTGatgtctctccatctctcttggTGGACTTGAAAGTGAATCTGTTGACAGTGGGAGGAATTTGTGTGCTGAACATCAGCTGGGCTATCAACATTGATG ccagTATTCAGTATTTGACAGGCACTCGGCTCATGATTGACGGTCAACCAACCTACCTCTGTAAATACCACCCCAGTTTGGCCGAAGCAAACCTTACTGGATTGAAGCAG AAATGGTTTTATCATTTAGTAGAGACAAGCGACGGGTTACCTCTCGTCCAGGTTAACAATCTTCCTTTGCCCCCACCGGGGAGTGGTACTACTAGCAAATTTGTCACACTTGATATACGTTGTCCCAAACCTT CTACGCCAACACCTACTCTGGTTCCTGCAG GACCAGTTACGGAACCTGACACTCCAGCTGAGCTCTCTACTTCAC cGTTGAGAACAGAACATGTCACTGTTGCCATTTTCGGAGGACTGGCTGGTTTGCTCATCCTGTGTTCCTGCTTCATAATCT ACAAAAACTGTGGAGCCAATATTGCCAAATCAATtggttttaaaagtttatttacaTCTCCTACGGCTCCTGTCCCTGTTCTCATGGTATACTCTGCTGAGAATTCAGCCTTTCAGCAGGCTGTGTTGGCTCTGGCAGAGTTCCTCCAGTGGCACGGCGGCTGCAGTGTTGCCGTTGACATGTGGCAACAGAAGAAGATTGCAGAACTGGGACCAATGCGTTGGCTGGTGGAACAAGTCAAGGTTGCAGACCGAGTTCTCATTGTCTGCCCGCAG cCCTCTTTCCAGCCCAGTCACTCTCTTCCCAATCACAGCTCCCCTCAACCGTCCATCCCAGCTGCAGCTCATGACCTTTACCCCCTGATTCTCAACATGGTGGCGAGCCACGCAAAGAGCGCCTCTGAGCTAGCAAAGTTCTGGGTGGTGCAGCTGGGCGAGCAGCAGGACAAACAGCCTAGTAACCTGGCGCTGGAACTGAGAGCCTGCAAGACCTTTTGTTTGATGAAGAATTTGAACAAACTGTGCAGGAGCCTTCATAAGGAGAGACAGGACATTAAGAACATATCCCATCTGATCTTGAGACCAGGGATTTCCTACAGTAGAAAGAGTACACGGAAGTTAAGAGAACCTGTGGAAAAGCTAAGCAGACATCAGACAAGCATTTCCAGTGAGAGCAAACCGCTGAAATCTGTTGTCATGTCTGTTTGA
- the chdh gene encoding choline dehydrogenase, mitochondrial, with protein sequence MFTLPMLVQSGAQRVATVTRARFMKNDWCKIRNAGPSFSCASSSTHYRCFSASAAHCNSSSSTKNTPSYSYIIVGAGSAGCVLANRLSEDTQESVVLLEAGPKDRFLGSLRLSWKIHMPAALTYNLCDDKYNWYYHTLPQANVDNRVMYWPRGRVWGGSSSLNAMVYIRGHAEDYNRWQREGAEGWDYEHCLPYFKKAQSHELGESRYRGGSGPLNVSRGKTYLSLHKAFIEAGQQAGYPFTEDMNGYQQEGVGWMDMTIHKGKRWSAASAYLRPALSRPNLKTEVRCLVSKILFDGNRAVGVEYTQKGQKKRVFAEKEVILSGGAINSPQLLMLSGVGNADDLKQLDIPVVQHLPGVGSNLQDHLEVYIQQQCTQPITLYKAQKPFQMVKIGLEWFTTFTGYGATAHMESGGFIRSRPGVAHPDIQFHFLPSQVIDHGRVAPKIEAYQVHVGPMRSTSIGWMKLKSANPLDHPLLQPNYLSTDIDVWEFRECVKLSREIFAQKAFDPFRGPEVLPGSHVQSDADIDAFVRQKADTAYHPSCTCKMGSPSDPMAVVDSNTRVLGLERLRVVDASIMPSIVSGNLNAPTIMMAEKAADIIRGRPPLVNPGVSVYQPQSLDTQR encoded by the exons ATGTTTACTTTGCCCATGCTTGTCCAATCCGGAGCCCAGCGAGTGGCGACTGTTACCCGAGCGAGGTTTATGAAGAATGACTGGTGCAAGATCAGAAACGCGGGGCCTTCTTTTTCCTGTGCTTCCTCGTCAACCCACTACAGATGTTTTAGTGCCTCAGCTGCTCATTGCAATTCTTCATCATCAACTAAGAACACACCGTCTTATAGTTACATCATTGTTGGGGCTGGGTCAGCAGGCTGCGTCCTTGCCAACCGCCTCTCTGAAGACACCCAGGAGTCTGTTGTGCTTCTGGAGGCTGGACCTAAGGATAGGTTTCTAGGCAGTTTACGACTCTCATGGAAGATCCACATGCCAGCTGCTCTGACCTACAACCTCTGTGATGACAA GTATAACTGGTACTATCACACTTTACCTCAGGCAAATGTGGACAACCGAGTAATGTACTGGCCAAGAGGCCGTGTTTGGGGAGGGTCCTCTTCACTCAACGCCATGGTGTACATACGAGGACACGCCGAAGACTACAACCGTTGGCAAAGAGAGGGGGCTGAGGGCTGGGATTATGAGCATTGTCTGCCTTATTTCAAGAAAGCTCAAAGTCACGAGCTAGGAGAAAGCAG GTATCGAGGTGGCAGTGGACCACTTAATGTGTCCAGAGGGAAGACCTACCTTTCCCTTCACAAAGCATTTATTGAAGCAGGGCAGCAGGCAGGATACCCCTTTACTGAAGACATGAATGGATACCAACAGGAAGGTGTGGGCTGGATGGACATGACCATTCATAAAG GGAAGAGGTGGAGCGCAGCCAGCGCCTACTTGAGACCTGCCCTGAGTCGACCCAACCTGAAGACAGAGGTGCGCTGCCTGGTCTCCAAGATCCTGTTTGATGGAAATCGTGCTGTGGGAGTGGAATACACACAGAAAGGACAGAAGAAAAGG GTGTTTGCAGAAAAAGAGGTGATATTGAGCGGAGGAGCAATCAACTCCCCTCAGCTTCTCATGTTATCTGGGGTGGGTAACGCTGATGACCTGAAACAGCTCGACATCCCTGTGGTGCAGCACTTACCAG GTGTTGGCAGTAACCTGCAGGATCATTTGGAAGTGTACATCCAGCAGCAGTGCACACAGCCCATCACCCTGTACAAGGCCCAGAAACCTTTCCAGATGGTCAAGATAGGTCTTGAGTGGTTCACCACATTCACCG GTTATGGAGCAACAGCCCACATGGAGAGTGGAGGGTTCATCCGCAGTCGACCGGGCGTCGCACACCCTGACATCCAATTTCACTTCCTGCCTTCACAGGTTATCGACCATGGACGTGTTGCCCCCAAGATAGAGGCCTATCAG GTTCATGTGGGGCCGATGAGAAGCACCAGTATTGGCTGGATGAAGCTGAAGAGCGCCAATCCTCTGGACCACCCACTTCTCCAGCCAAACTATCTCTCCACTG ATATCGATGTGTGGGAGTTCAGGGAATGTGTCAAACTTTCCAGAGAGATTTTTGCCCAGAAGGCCTTTGACCCGTTCCGTGGTCCTGAAGTCCTGCCTGGTTCTCACGTCCAGTCTGACGCAGACATCGATGCATTTGTCCGTCAAAAGGCTGACACCGCCTACCACCCGAGCTGCACCTGCAAAATGGGCTCGCCTTCTGACCCTATGGCGGTGGTGGACTCGAACACGCGCGTTCTGGGTCTGGAGCGCCTGCGTGTGGTCGATGCCTCCATCATGCCCAGTATCGTCAGTGGCAACCTGAACGCACCGACCATCATGATGGCAGAGAAGGCTGCTGACATCATTAGAGGTCGCCCTCCTCTCGTCAACCCAGGGGTCTCCGTGTACCAGCCGCAGAGTCTTGACACACAGAGATAA